AATGGTCTTATCGATAGAATCAAGGTGTGTCAGGATCTGTTGGGCCAAGTCAGAGTCCACTTTCTGCGGGTGAAATCCGCGAGCAAAAAGTTCCTGGACGGCTTTCTGGCGTTTAAGATGGCGCGGGTCTAAAGCACTCTTCATGATCTGGCTCCACAGAACTTGCAAGCCATGTGAGGAAGTTTGGGTTTTTGGCATTTCGGGCAGGTGATTAGAGAGGCCA
The Patescibacteria group bacterium genome window above contains:
- the rpmF gene encoding 50S ribosomal protein L32; protein product: MTPLPKRKLSRKRQGKRRAALTLRLASLITCPKCQKPKLPHMACKFCGARS